The following coding sequences are from one Verrucosispora sp. WMMD573 window:
- a CDS encoding site-specific integrase, whose product MTMQPSSSRPSQADLDAAMLLLSRLGISPGDLQQTAPAGPPAPTFAEYIPVVSEAVSAGTRRVYASYWNRVLKEWGDRRLDEPDPTEIKRLAEHVKAHVVTRRNARGGRSAAEHLIAALRCLYNHAVADGHLAEADNPARKVAKPRRLPSTRRAVPDTRLAEINQVAATTGDDPALDCLLLRLHTETACRRGGALALRPADLDPDQCLIMLHEKGETVRWQPVSPTLMRHLQQHVEERPAAPTTPLLRYRNGKPITYRRYDYLWERIGRHLPWVATQQISTHWLRHTTLTWVERNFSYAVARAFAGHNDSGGDTGTTTTYVRASLQEIAAAVAALTSEPHPLA is encoded by the coding sequence ATGACCATGCAGCCATCTTCGAGTCGGCCGAGCCAGGCTGACCTTGACGCGGCGATGCTGCTGCTGTCCCGGCTCGGTATCTCACCGGGCGACCTCCAACAGACCGCCCCTGCGGGTCCGCCGGCACCGACGTTCGCCGAGTACATCCCCGTGGTGTCTGAGGCGGTCAGCGCCGGTACCCGCCGGGTCTACGCCTCCTACTGGAACCGGGTTCTCAAGGAGTGGGGCGACCGGCGGTTGGACGAGCCTGATCCGACGGAGATCAAGCGCCTTGCCGAGCACGTCAAGGCGCACGTCGTTACGCGCCGCAACGCCCGCGGCGGTCGCAGCGCGGCGGAGCACCTGATCGCGGCTTTGCGGTGTCTCTACAACCACGCCGTCGCCGACGGGCATCTCGCCGAGGCGGACAATCCCGCCCGTAAGGTTGCCAAACCGCGGCGCCTGCCCAGCACCCGCCGCGCGGTGCCGGACACCCGGCTCGCCGAGATCAATCAGGTCGCCGCCACGACCGGCGACGATCCGGCTCTGGACTGCCTGCTGCTGCGGCTACACACGGAGACAGCCTGTCGTCGAGGCGGAGCGCTGGCTCTACGACCAGCGGACCTTGACCCGGATCAGTGCCTCATCATGCTGCACGAGAAGGGGGAGACGGTGCGCTGGCAGCCGGTGTCGCCTACCTTGATGCGGCACCTGCAACAGCACGTGGAGGAGCGGCCGGCCGCCCCGACAACGCCGCTGCTGCGTTACCGCAACGGCAAGCCGATCACGTATCGCCGTTACGACTACCTGTGGGAGCGCATCGGCAGACACCTACCCTGGGTAGCGACCCAGCAGATCAGCACCCACTGGCTACGCCACACCACGCTGACCTGGGTCGAGCGGAACTTCAGCTACGCCGTCGCCCGCGCGTTCGCCGGCCACAACGACAGCGGCGGCGACACGGGCACCACGACCACCTACGTGCGCGCCAGCCTGCAAGAGATAGCCGCCGCCGTGGCAGCCCTTACCAGCGAGCCGCACCCGTTGGCCTAG
- a CDS encoding IS3 family transposase (programmed frameshift): protein MVNKHYPPEFKAEAVALYRSRPGATIASIADDLGVNRETLRSWVRLDDERRGGGARTPRPAVAGGEAASVEQENAELRRRVRELEEERDILRKAARYFAGGDALVNRFQFVADHQARYGVKRLCQILNIARSSFYYWKATAGSRTARDAADAALAARIRLVHARHDGTYGAPRVTAELHDRGERVNHKKVARVMRRYRIQGLRLRRRVQTTIADPAAQKAPDLIGRDFTAEAVNQRYVGDITYLPVGERGFLYLATVIDLHSRRLAGWAIADHMRTDLVIDALHATQRTRGSLHGAIMHTDHGAQYTSNAFAAACTTAGVRQSMSKIGSSADNALAEAFNATFKRETLQGRRAFTDEREARLASFRWLHRYNTVRRHSGLGQQSPITYENRIRTTPAMLAPAA from the exons ATGGTGAATAAGCACTATCCGCCCGAGTTCAAGGCCGAGGCGGTCGCGTTGTATCGGTCCAGGCCGGGCGCGACTATCGCCTCGATCGCTGATGACCTGGGTGTGAACCGGGAGACCCTGCGCAGCTGGGTGCGGCTCGACGACGAGCGTCGTGGCGGCGGTGCGCGTACGCCACGGCCGGCCGTGGCCGGCGGCGAGGCCGCCTCGGTCGAGCAAGAGAACGCCGAGTTGCGGCGCCGGGTCCGCGAGTTGGAGGAGGAGCGGGACATTCTGCGGAAGGCGGCCCGGTATTTCGCCGGGG GAGACGCGCTGGTGAACCGCTTCCAGTTCGTCGCCGACCACCAGGCACGCTACGGCGTGAAGCGGTTGTGTCAGATCCTGAACATCGCCCGGTCCAGCTTCTACTACTGGAAGGCCACCGCCGGGTCGCGAACTGCTCGTGACGCTGCGGACGCGGCTCTGGCCGCCCGGATCCGCCTTGTGCACGCCCGTCATGACGGCACCTACGGCGCGCCACGGGTCACCGCCGAGCTCCACGACCGGGGCGAGCGGGTCAACCACAAGAAAGTGGCCCGGGTGATGCGCCGCTACCGGATCCAGGGCCTGCGGCTGCGCCGGCGGGTGCAGACCACCATCGCCGACCCCGCCGCGCAGAAGGCACCGGACCTGATCGGCCGGGACTTCACCGCCGAGGCGGTGAACCAGCGCTACGTCGGCGACATCACCTACCTACCGGTCGGTGAACGCGGATTCCTTTATCTGGCAACGGTTATCGACCTGCACTCACGACGCTTGGCGGGCTGGGCGATCGCCGATCACATGCGCACTGATCTGGTCATCGACGCCCTGCACGCCACGCAACGGACCCGCGGCAGCCTCCACGGGGCGATCATGCACACCGACCACGGAGCTCAATACACGTCCAATGCCTTCGCTGCCGCCTGCACCACCGCCGGCGTTCGGCAGTCGATGAGCAAGATCGGCAGCTCCGCCGACAACGCCCTCGCCGAAGCCTTCAACGCGACCTTCAAACGCGAGACCCTGCAAGGCCGCCGAGCGTTCACCGACGAACGCGAAGCACGCCTGGCCTCGTTCCGATGGCTGCACCGCTACAACACCGTCCGCCGCCACTCGGGGCTCGGACAACAATCCCCGATCACCTACGAGAACCGCATCCGAACGACGCCCGCTATGCTGGCCCCCGCCGCATAA
- a CDS encoding IS3 family transposase, with product MYLATVIDIASRRVVGWATADHLRTDLPAQALSNAIATRRPTGQVIFHSDRGCQYTSTQYARLARQHKVLLSVGSRGQCWDNAVAESFFATIKTELLDRRAWPTRAAARAAIFDWIEGWYNTRRRHSTLDYMSPAEYEETAYFRRPTRKVA from the coding sequence TTGTACCTCGCGACCGTGATCGACATCGCCTCACGTCGGGTCGTCGGCTGGGCCACCGCCGACCATCTCCGCACCGACCTGCCGGCCCAAGCCCTGTCCAACGCCATCGCCACCCGCCGCCCGACCGGTCAGGTGATCTTCCACAGCGACCGAGGCTGCCAGTACACCTCGACGCAGTACGCCCGCCTCGCCCGACAGCACAAGGTGCTGCTGTCGGTCGGTTCCCGGGGACAGTGCTGGGACAACGCCGTCGCGGAGTCGTTCTTCGCCACGATCAAGACCGAACTGTTGGACCGGAGGGCGTGGCCAACCCGTGCTGCCGCCCGCGCGGCGATCTTCGACTGGATCGAGGGGTGGTACAACACCCGCCGCCGCCACTCCACCCTGGACTACATGAGTCCCGCCGAGTACGAGGAGACCGCCTATTTCCGCAGGCCAACCCGCAAGGTAGCGTGA
- a CDS encoding NPCBM/NEW2 domain-containing protein, with the protein MLQQSRDSRAEEQSGDGRTSDARPAAENATELRTKKIIAILGVCTAVLGLVSALLGVVSVRVSQQKDRAEGQVESLSGEVSSLSEQIAKLKTERDTLALEIDGLRKDRDGLRQELDEATSGDGGSSSDSLPPRVIYLADEQMLRGTTTLDKGAANVGGETYVHSISMAQGYGRSEAKQVYVEYDLRSGYARFTATIGLSDKNRNANRVAKFEVIVDQKPPREFTLAAGRSEGVDVSVAGGQRLRLQVTFFRPSDASGFDDNDKAVWGDAALRA; encoded by the coding sequence ATGTTGCAGCAGAGCCGCGACAGCCGCGCGGAAGAGCAAAGCGGCGATGGGCGCACCAGTGACGCACGACCTGCGGCGGAAAACGCCACGGAACTCCGAACCAAAAAGATCATCGCCATCCTCGGTGTCTGCACCGCAGTTCTAGGGCTCGTGAGCGCACTGCTCGGCGTGGTAAGCGTGCGGGTCAGCCAGCAGAAAGACCGGGCCGAGGGTCAGGTTGAGTCGCTCTCCGGCGAGGTGTCCAGTCTCTCGGAGCAGATAGCTAAGCTCAAGACCGAGCGAGACACGTTGGCCCTAGAAATCGACGGGCTGCGCAAGGACCGGGATGGCCTCAGGCAGGAGCTGGACGAAGCTACCAGCGGGGATGGTGGATCCTCTTCGGACAGCCTTCCACCCAGGGTGATCTATCTGGCCGACGAGCAGATGTTGCGCGGGACGACGACCCTCGACAAGGGCGCCGCCAACGTGGGCGGCGAGACCTACGTGCACAGCATCTCCATGGCGCAGGGCTACGGGCGGTCAGAAGCCAAACAGGTCTACGTCGAATACGACCTGAGAAGCGGGTACGCCAGGTTCACCGCTACCATCGGGCTGTCGGACAAGAACCGGAACGCCAACCGGGTAGCCAAGTTCGAAGTGATCGTGGATCAAAAGCCGCCTCGCGAGTTTACCCTCGCCGCTGGCCGGTCCGAAGGGGTCGACGTGTCCGTGGCCGGCGGGCAACGGCTACGCCTTCAGGTGACATTCTTTCGCCCCTCGGACGCTTCCGGCTTTGACGACAACGATAAGGCGGTCTGGGGCGACGCAGCACTGCGGGCCTGA
- a CDS encoding IS3 family transposase, with translation MNVYPFIEAEKARPDGNVKRSCELLEVSRSAYYQHRAGPSRRERDDAELIDRISDIHAVSAGTYGAPRVHAELAAQGRRHSRKRVARLMRGAGLCGRMPKRWRTTTVPDPTAALAADRIRRNFTTSATEVDTRWCGDITYILRGRAGCTSRP, from the coding sequence GTGAACGTGTATCCGTTCATCGAGGCGGAGAAGGCACGGCCCGACGGGAATGTGAAGCGTTCCTGTGAGCTGTTGGAGGTCTCCCGGTCCGCCTACTACCAGCACCGCGCCGGCCCGTCGCGGCGGGAGCGTGACGATGCCGAGCTGATCGACCGGATCTCCGACATTCACGCCGTCTCGGCCGGCACCTACGGCGCGCCTCGGGTGCACGCCGAACTCGCCGCGCAGGGCCGGCGGCACTCCCGTAAACGGGTCGCCCGACTGATGCGGGGCGCCGGGTTGTGCGGACGGATGCCGAAGCGGTGGCGAACCACGACCGTGCCCGATCCGACAGCGGCCCTGGCCGCCGACCGGATCCGCCGGAACTTCACCACCTCCGCGACTGAGGTCGACACCCGCTGGTGCGGTGACATCACCTACATCCTACGTGGGAGGGCTGGTTGTACCTCGCGACCGTGA
- a CDS encoding antibiotic biosynthesis monooxygenase family protein, producing MSELNHFNAKDFAPAEILESTDPVGYWGNARLKPGVDAAEVEKTMRVVMDAAREEPGYELYAIYHSPDEVGSYRISERWATGEDLRRHIENPALYPYLGRFAETLDFSDAQWVRAVV from the coding sequence ATGTCTGAGCTCAACCACTTCAACGCCAAGGACTTCGCTCCCGCCGAGATCCTGGAGTCCACCGACCCGGTCGGCTACTGGGGCAATGCCCGGCTCAAGCCGGGCGTCGACGCCGCCGAGGTCGAGAAGACGATGCGGGTCGTGATGGACGCGGCCCGGGAGGAGCCCGGATACGAGCTGTACGCGATCTACCACAGCCCCGACGAGGTCGGCTCCTACCGCATCAGCGAGCGGTGGGCGACCGGTGAGGACCTACGCAGGCACATCGAGAACCCGGCCCTGTACCCCTACCTCGGCCGCTTCGCCGAGACCCTGGACTTCTCGGATGCCCAGTGGGTGCGGGCGGTGGTTTGA
- a CDS encoding LLM class flavin-dependent oxidoreductase: MELGIGAFGDANWDPETGKRISEAQAIRNIVESGVLAEQVGLDWFGVGEHHTPEFPGSAAAPILGAIAAQTNRIKLSTAVTVLSTEDPVRVYEQYSTVDAIANGRVELIPGRGSSIESFPLFGYDLRDYDELFAEKLELLLEVNQHERVYWRGKTRPDLNGEYIPPRAERGPIPIWLGVGGNPASVIRAARLGLPMATGVLGGNAIRNAGISELYRRAAQQFGNTPQQTMLMLGSPGFLNKDGKKARDTFWPHWHQFMKVVGEQRGFLPPTRDRFDQDSGPQGGLLVGSPEEIIERILLMHEHWGQVRSYIHIDTGAVPQREVLRTIELYGTVVRPAVQAELGTATVDELTGRATAAAV; this comes from the coding sequence ATGGAGCTGGGCATCGGCGCGTTCGGGGATGCGAACTGGGATCCGGAAACGGGCAAGCGCATCTCGGAGGCGCAGGCGATCCGCAACATCGTGGAGTCCGGGGTGCTCGCCGAGCAGGTGGGCCTGGACTGGTTCGGCGTCGGAGAGCATCACACCCCGGAGTTCCCGGGATCGGCGGCCGCGCCGATCCTCGGCGCGATCGCGGCGCAGACCAACCGGATCAAGCTGTCCACGGCAGTGACCGTGCTCAGCACCGAAGACCCGGTCCGCGTGTACGAGCAGTACTCGACGGTCGACGCGATCGCGAACGGGCGCGTGGAGCTGATCCCCGGCCGAGGATCGTCGATCGAGTCATTCCCTCTGTTCGGGTACGACCTGCGCGACTACGATGAGCTGTTCGCCGAGAAGCTGGAGCTGCTGCTGGAGGTCAACCAGCACGAACGGGTCTACTGGCGCGGCAAGACCCGCCCGGACCTCAACGGCGAGTACATCCCGCCGCGCGCCGAGCGAGGACCGATTCCCATCTGGCTGGGCGTCGGCGGCAACCCCGCTTCGGTCATCCGGGCCGCGCGACTGGGTCTGCCGATGGCGACCGGCGTCCTGGGCGGCAACGCGATCCGCAACGCGGGCATCTCCGAGCTGTACCGCCGCGCCGCCCAGCAGTTTGGCAACACCCCGCAGCAGACCATGCTCATGCTGGGCTCGCCCGGCTTCCTGAACAAGGACGGGAAAAAGGCCCGCGACACGTTCTGGCCGCACTGGCACCAGTTCATGAAGGTCGTCGGCGAGCAGCGCGGCTTCCTGCCACCTACCCGCGACCGCTTCGATCAGGACAGCGGACCGCAGGGCGGGCTGCTGGTCGGCTCCCCCGAGGAGATCATCGAGCGCATCCTGCTCATGCATGAGCACTGGGGCCAGGTGCGCTCCTACATCCACATTGACACTGGCGCCGTGCCGCAGCGCGAGGTCCTCCGGACGATCGAGCTGTATGGAACCGTCGTACGCCCGGCCGTGCAGGCCGAACTCGGCACCGCGACCGTCGATGAACTCACGGGGCGCGCGACGGCGGCGGCCGTCTGA
- a CDS encoding DUF3883 domain-containing protein, protein MDQATKLREQELASIRLHVGEDLRETELKILDERGGAQELIRQQYSGRYPFELLQNANDAAVDGGVRGRASFLLTETALIVADDGSGFEDRHVAAICSLGRSSKGPGTAVGHKGLGFKSVGEITDRPQIYSAQTSFEFDGARLRREVAAIMGDLPTGQRLPIYAFPFPVTVADLEHDADEVRRLRDEGFRTVIRLPLRVGVDRQTVAKHLVTYLRPRLLLFLPGIDHLDLQGTAADFSARVTRPSVDGEERVSLHTGTGAEEWLIYRHEARPAPDVLDPLGEAWADVTTVRWAVAVPLDGAGQPRTDETFPLHVYFPTDEDPGLHLMIHAEWVLGMDRRQLSTAPEAQPYNEMLLDYLAASVERVAADVVRRWNASTAAVIALVPAVAPASAGAGQILRSRWQDALSRAPFLPVADGSLAQPVDVSLLPETLPNCSIAHELADIDGERTLRPDIEQLASVRSFLTGHVGVEPMSVEGFLAVLRPPHLESAAAYYGFLAEWRERAGRQLLPALRDVPCVLTVDGALMVAAKQPVFFPRARGHTPIPLDLPVPIAEVPEVDGAEALLKELGVRPFEWRDLIRDFLLAILTNPDEEPELRGRAMAGMRAYHQVRLSGSEALAPALGSVLLQARTVAGERRELRPAGSLYFGENWTGSGDLEVIYGPFGNAEFLASDPPTDSEQRRIDRDFYEMLGVRDHPRLYEAKTGSSASYPLAGSDHVKGAAMFSAWRAQPTVQATAICPQGHAYSQQLRVSYRLDRHEDLITSLDRQRLEALWRQLALRWGDVYGPAMVAVFHCSQSQHSGERDRQCPSLFAYTLQSQRWLPVHRGTTAELALPGDAWIGAREMPKRILERIPRISAPMLKIKGGLALSHALGVTDASRPAVADLLKLLADIAEESDRLGQTNREIDLAARWVVRALDDVLTDEPSHADPDSVRVLARHGGRTLFVARPPYTDDPLLRETWEQQRPVLNADQRLGRLVRYLSLTRLDDAVTTTPVPYGEHFGDDVHRGVSRTIAEAKPYVLALVRAENSRSENIARNALTRLDLVICDSLVLRYEHDGHSIEREDATCFIAERRSARHHLIGTAYLELERDTGEPHWFPFGRQLAQHLGVPTLADAITMVFTTAYDDRRRMMADRQIRPEDVNEARDLLGLADDEELDALSESFEASIGEPDIIRSRPAVAAGTTEAPADSPVLSGSSAPSGRTAPPNDSGSPDAQKPTPPQIAEVDYEHVHIVDGRLSPLDGKVSSTHSSGFGGGGPAPTLQSEADKRRVGRRGEEIVFTKERARLQAAGKDPNRVVWVSKDYETAPFDIRSVDDDDQTIYIEVKATKADNPGEPFYISHAELLEAALHRNRYYIYRVTRTDSSAPMITRVADPLSEIKDGRGRLLLSQARMALGFAAPE, encoded by the coding sequence ATGGACCAGGCGACAAAGTTGCGCGAGCAGGAGCTCGCGTCGATCCGGCTCCACGTAGGCGAGGATCTTCGTGAGACCGAGCTGAAAATCCTCGACGAGCGCGGCGGCGCCCAGGAGCTGATCCGCCAGCAATACTCCGGCCGTTATCCGTTCGAGCTCTTGCAAAATGCCAACGACGCAGCGGTCGACGGCGGTGTCCGGGGTCGGGCGTCCTTCCTACTCACCGAGACGGCCTTGATAGTCGCCGATGACGGGTCAGGCTTCGAGGACAGGCACGTCGCTGCGATCTGTTCTCTTGGACGGTCTTCCAAAGGGCCGGGCACGGCCGTGGGGCACAAAGGGCTCGGTTTCAAATCCGTCGGCGAGATCACCGACCGACCACAGATCTACTCGGCGCAGACGTCGTTCGAGTTCGACGGCGCCCGGCTGCGCCGAGAAGTAGCCGCCATCATGGGAGACCTGCCCACCGGCCAGCGGCTGCCGATCTATGCGTTTCCGTTCCCGGTCACGGTGGCCGATCTGGAGCATGACGCCGACGAAGTACGCCGCCTACGGGATGAGGGGTTCCGTACGGTCATCCGGTTGCCCCTGCGGGTCGGGGTTGACCGGCAGACGGTTGCCAAACATCTGGTCACGTACCTTCGGCCGCGTCTGCTGCTCTTCCTGCCTGGGATCGACCACCTCGATCTGCAAGGCACCGCCGCAGATTTTTCGGCGCGAGTGACACGACCGAGCGTCGACGGCGAGGAGCGGGTGTCGCTCCACACCGGGACCGGCGCCGAGGAGTGGCTGATCTACCGTCACGAGGCGCGACCGGCACCCGATGTTCTGGATCCTCTTGGCGAGGCGTGGGCAGACGTCACGACGGTGCGTTGGGCAGTGGCCGTACCGCTCGACGGAGCGGGCCAGCCGCGTACCGACGAGACGTTCCCTCTGCACGTGTACTTCCCCACGGATGAAGATCCGGGCCTGCACCTCATGATCCACGCCGAGTGGGTTCTGGGTATGGACCGGCGTCAGCTGAGCACCGCGCCGGAAGCTCAGCCGTACAACGAGATGCTTCTCGATTACCTGGCCGCGTCGGTCGAGCGGGTCGCAGCCGACGTGGTGCGGCGCTGGAACGCTTCGACGGCAGCAGTCATCGCCCTTGTACCTGCTGTCGCCCCGGCCAGCGCGGGCGCTGGGCAAATCCTGCGTAGCCGCTGGCAGGATGCCCTGTCTAGGGCGCCGTTCTTGCCAGTCGCTGACGGTTCGCTGGCCCAGCCTGTCGATGTCAGTTTGCTTCCGGAGACCCTGCCGAACTGCAGTATCGCGCATGAGCTGGCCGACATCGACGGCGAGCGAACGTTACGTCCAGACATCGAGCAGCTGGCCTCGGTACGGTCGTTTCTCACGGGACACGTGGGTGTCGAGCCGATGAGTGTCGAAGGGTTCCTCGCAGTCCTACGGCCACCGCACCTCGAGAGTGCGGCGGCTTACTACGGTTTCCTCGCCGAGTGGCGGGAACGGGCCGGTCGACAGCTGCTGCCCGCGCTCCGCGACGTGCCGTGCGTGCTGACGGTGGACGGCGCCCTGATGGTTGCCGCGAAGCAGCCGGTGTTCTTCCCCAGAGCCCGTGGTCATACGCCGATTCCCCTCGATCTTCCGGTGCCAATCGCAGAGGTGCCGGAGGTCGACGGCGCGGAGGCGCTCCTTAAGGAGCTGGGTGTCCGGCCCTTCGAATGGCGGGATCTCATCCGCGACTTCCTCCTCGCAATTCTGACGAATCCGGACGAGGAGCCGGAACTGCGTGGCCGAGCTATGGCGGGGATGCGTGCTTATCACCAGGTTCGCTTGTCAGGAAGTGAAGCGTTGGCGCCAGCCCTGGGTAGCGTCCTGTTGCAGGCTCGCACGGTGGCGGGCGAGCGTCGGGAGCTGCGCCCCGCAGGTTCTCTCTACTTCGGCGAGAACTGGACCGGCTCAGGCGACCTTGAGGTCATCTATGGGCCGTTCGGGAATGCCGAGTTCCTGGCATCAGACCCTCCGACCGATTCCGAGCAGCGGCGCATCGACCGGGACTTCTACGAGATGCTAGGCGTACGGGACCACCCGCGACTTTACGAGGCGAAGACCGGTAGCTCCGCCAGCTATCCGCTGGCGGGTTCAGACCATGTCAAAGGCGCGGCCATGTTCAGCGCCTGGCGCGCGCAGCCAACTGTCCAGGCGACCGCAATCTGCCCACAGGGTCACGCATACTCCCAGCAGCTACGGGTTTCCTATCGGCTGGACCGCCACGAGGATCTCATTACGAGCCTTGACCGGCAGCGGCTCGAGGCGCTTTGGCGGCAACTGGCCCTGCGCTGGGGTGATGTCTACGGGCCCGCCATGGTGGCAGTGTTTCATTGCAGCCAGTCGCAGCACAGCGGGGAACGCGACCGCCAGTGCCCGTCATTGTTCGCCTATACCCTGCAATCTCAGCGCTGGCTGCCCGTACACCGCGGCACCACGGCCGAACTAGCCCTGCCTGGCGACGCCTGGATCGGCGCCCGGGAGATGCCCAAGCGGATCCTGGAGCGAATCCCCCGAATCAGCGCGCCGATGCTCAAGATCAAGGGCGGCTTGGCACTGTCCCATGCCCTGGGTGTGACCGACGCCAGCAGGCCCGCGGTCGCCGACCTGCTTAAGCTGCTGGCCGACATCGCCGAGGAGTCGGACCGCCTTGGGCAAACCAACCGTGAGATCGACCTAGCAGCCCGGTGGGTCGTCCGCGCCCTTGATGACGTTCTGACCGACGAGCCGTCACACGCCGATCCGGATTCGGTCCGAGTACTTGCGCGGCATGGGGGGCGGACCTTGTTCGTCGCACGACCGCCATACACCGACGACCCACTGTTGCGTGAGACCTGGGAACAGCAGCGTCCGGTGCTCAATGCCGACCAGCGGCTCGGCCGGCTGGTGCGATACCTCTCGCTGACCAGGCTGGACGACGCAGTCACCACAACACCTGTGCCGTACGGCGAACACTTCGGCGACGATGTCCACCGGGGGGTATCGAGGACGATCGCGGAGGCCAAACCGTACGTTCTGGCATTGGTCCGGGCCGAAAACAGCCGATCCGAGAACATCGCCCGTAACGCCCTCACCAGGCTAGACCTTGTGATCTGTGACAGTCTCGTGCTGCGGTATGAACACGACGGCCACAGCATCGAACGTGAGGATGCTACCTGTTTCATCGCGGAACGGCGTAGCGCGCGCCACCACCTGATCGGCACCGCGTACCTCGAACTGGAGCGAGACACCGGTGAACCGCACTGGTTCCCGTTCGGCAGGCAGCTTGCCCAGCATCTTGGCGTGCCCACTTTGGCTGACGCCATCACGATGGTCTTCACCACGGCATACGACGATCGCCGTCGGATGATGGCCGACCGGCAGATTCGGCCCGAGGACGTCAACGAGGCTCGCGATCTACTCGGGCTGGCCGATGACGAGGAGCTCGACGCGCTGTCCGAGAGCTTTGAAGCTTCGATTGGCGAACCGGATATCATCCGTTCGCGACCAGCAGTAGCGGCGGGCACGACCGAGGCTCCTGCCGACAGTCCAGTGCTGTCCGGGAGCTCTGCACCATCGGGCAGAACAGCACCACCCAACGACTCTGGATCACCCGACGCTCAGAAGCCGACCCCACCGCAGATTGCCGAGGTTGATTACGAGCACGTACACATCGTCGATGGCCGGTTGAGTCCGCTGGACGGGAAGGTTTCCTCGACGCACTCGAGCGGCTTCGGTGGCGGCGGCCCCGCTCCGACCCTGCAAAGCGAAGCGGACAAACGCCGGGTGGGTCGACGCGGTGAAGAGATCGTGTTCACCAAAGAGCGCGCGCGCCTACAAGCCGCGGGCAAGGACCCGAACCGGGTTGTCTGGGTGTCCAAGGACTACGAGACAGCCCCGTTTGATATCCGCAGCGTCGATGACGATGACCAGACGATCTACATCGAAGTGAAGGCCACCAAAGCGGACAACCCTGGCGAGCCTTTCTACATCTCCCATGCGGAACTACTGGAGGCTGCCCTGCATCGCAACCGCTACTACATCTACCGAGTCACTAGGACCGACTCCTCCGCACCAATGATCACGAGGGTCGCCGACCCGCTCAGCGAGATCAAAGACGGCCGAGGGCGGCTCTTGCTGTCCCAGGCACGAATGGCACTCGGGTTCGCTGCGCCCGAGTGA
- a CDS encoding EcsC family protein, which produces MAEPSEYELAAWRDIQQFKGRPLSAALRNAGEGVSNGAAALGRRAATYLENHPGAQSAVSRGRGIVAKGARTLGTGARKAASVLPTSAADWRGTALGSTQRTVAKISRAGLSPKQVVKRHQKRGHDVTKLSDLRRLDLEQIHAVRGRALSWYYPATAAGSGMVAGLVISGGELVTAVSGGAAAAPSGGAIFGAFAGDAAVVLGLASRAVGHVSLLYGYDPEEPVEKLFVLSVVNAGTAMSTSAKSAALADISRLTQALVRGKTWKVLNESVVSRVAVKFSEAFGRSLTKKGLGKVVPVAGILVGGTLNWTALEGIVDAADMAYRRRFLLDKYPQLRDEEPLESFVEDDADDKFSVLDELAEEGGPDLR; this is translated from the coding sequence ATGGCAGAACCCTCGGAGTACGAGCTCGCGGCATGGCGGGACATCCAGCAGTTCAAGGGCCGACCGCTGTCGGCCGCGTTACGCAACGCCGGCGAGGGCGTCTCCAACGGGGCCGCGGCACTCGGTCGCCGTGCGGCGACCTATCTGGAAAACCATCCGGGAGCCCAATCAGCCGTGTCGCGGGGGCGCGGCATCGTCGCCAAGGGTGCGAGAACCCTTGGCACCGGGGCTCGCAAGGCTGCCAGCGTCCTTCCCACCAGCGCGGCGGACTGGAGGGGCACCGCTCTGGGCTCGACGCAACGCACGGTGGCGAAGATTTCGCGAGCGGGGCTCTCCCCCAAGCAGGTGGTGAAACGCCACCAAAAGCGCGGGCACGACGTCACCAAGCTTTCCGACCTGCGGCGCCTCGACCTCGAGCAGATCCACGCGGTCCGCGGACGCGCACTGAGCTGGTACTACCCGGCTACCGCCGCAGGATCAGGAATGGTTGCGGGGCTGGTGATCTCGGGAGGCGAGCTGGTGACCGCAGTCTCCGGCGGTGCCGCGGCGGCGCCGTCGGGAGGTGCTATCTTCGGCGCTTTCGCCGGCGATGCCGCTGTTGTTCTCGGCCTGGCATCACGTGCTGTAGGCCATGTGTCACTGCTGTACGGCTACGACCCCGAGGAGCCCGTCGAAAAACTCTTCGTGCTGTCCGTCGTCAACGCCGGAACGGCCATGTCAACCAGCGCGAAGAGCGCCGCCCTGGCCGACATCTCGCGTCTCACCCAGGCGCTTGTCCGGGGCAAGACATGGAAGGTTTTGAACGAGTCGGTTGTCTCCCGGGTCGCCGTGAAGTTTTCAGAGGCATTCGGCCGCAGCCTCACAAAGAAGGGCCTTGGCAAGGTCGTACCGGTCGCCGGGATCCTGGTCGGCGGCACCCTCAACTGGACCGCCTTGGAGGGAATCGTCGACGCCGCCGACATGGCGTACCGGCGGCGGTTCCTCCTGGATAAGTACCCGCAGCTGCGTGATGAGGAGCCGCTGGAGTCGTTCGTCGAGGACGACGCTGACGACAAGTTCAGTGTGCTCGACGAACTCGCCGAGGAGGGCGGCCCCGACCTACGCTGA